The Saccharopolyspora gloriosae genome window below encodes:
- a CDS encoding LLM class flavin-dependent oxidoreductase, protein MRFSYVMLPDYPVQESLATIERADELGFYAAYAADETWHKDLWLLFAAAAERTERIRFGPNLSPVTLREPTLIAQAAATLDELTGGRAEVVISSGNFGLLAQYGIDWTTTRPLSRVREAHHVIRTFLDERSITFAGEFYRYEGLFTFAEPVQPRLPVKLGAMRGPKSFQTAGEISDGVHHALSCTREAYDYLVAHVRVGAERAGRDWQELDIGAWVVFATGPDGAAAKQAARAMIGLYASAMPAEQLRRNGVEPESLTEIVAAVGAGDLARAYELTSPELAEKLSIAGTPQECAARIERDIAPTGVNHLILAVTDTALVRAFTGLTLPGVLGAADQLELIAEHLMPAFR, encoded by the coding sequence ATGCGCTTCAGCTACGTCATGCTGCCCGACTACCCGGTCCAGGAGTCCCTGGCGACGATCGAGCGGGCCGATGAGCTGGGCTTCTACGCCGCCTACGCGGCCGACGAGACCTGGCACAAGGACCTGTGGCTGCTGTTCGCCGCCGCCGCCGAGCGCACCGAGCGGATCCGGTTCGGCCCGAACCTCTCGCCGGTGACGCTGCGCGAACCGACGCTGATCGCGCAGGCCGCCGCGACCCTCGACGAGCTCACCGGCGGCCGGGCCGAGGTCGTGATCTCCAGCGGAAACTTCGGGCTGCTCGCGCAGTACGGGATCGACTGGACGACGACGCGCCCGCTGTCGCGCGTGCGCGAGGCGCACCACGTGATCCGGACGTTCCTGGACGAGCGGTCGATCACCTTCGCGGGCGAGTTCTACCGCTACGAGGGGCTGTTCACCTTCGCGGAACCGGTGCAGCCGCGGCTGCCGGTGAAGCTCGGCGCGATGCGCGGCCCGAAGTCGTTCCAGACCGCGGGCGAGATCTCCGACGGCGTGCACCACGCGCTGAGCTGCACCCGCGAGGCCTACGACTACCTGGTGGCGCACGTGCGCGTCGGTGCCGAACGGGCCGGGCGGGATTGGCAGGAGCTCGACATCGGGGCGTGGGTGGTGTTCGCGACCGGTCCGGACGGTGCGGCCGCGAAGCAGGCCGCGCGGGCCATGATCGGGCTCTACGCGTCGGCGATGCCCGCTGAGCAGTTGCGCCGCAACGGCGTGGAACCGGAGTCGCTCACCGAGATCGTCGCCGCGGTCGGCGCGGGTGATCTCGCGCGGGCCTACGAGCTCACGTCGCCGGAGCTCGCGGAGAAGCTGTCCATCGCGGGCACGCCGCAGGAGTGCGCGGCGCGCATCGAGCGGGACATCGCCCCCACCGGCGTGAACCACCTGATCCTGGCCGTCACCGACACCGCGCTGGTGCGGGCGTTCACCGGGCTCACCTTGCCCGGGGTGCTCGGCGCCGCCGACCAGCTCGAACTGATCGCCGAGCACCTGATGCCGGCCTTCCGCTGA
- the msrB gene encoding peptide-methionine (R)-S-oxide reductase MsrB translates to MEPVAGATPKVVKSEQEWQEQLNPYEYAVLREAATEPAWSGEYVETKTAGIYECRACGTELFRSETKFESHCGWPSFYDARDADSVILREDRSHGMVRVEVLCANCQSHLGHLFEGEGYATPTDQRYCINSVALRHIPES, encoded by the coding sequence ATGGAACCGGTTGCGGGCGCCACCCCGAAGGTCGTGAAGTCCGAACAGGAGTGGCAGGAACAGCTCAACCCCTACGAGTACGCGGTGCTGCGCGAAGCGGCCACCGAACCGGCGTGGAGCGGCGAATACGTCGAGACCAAGACCGCGGGCATCTACGAATGCCGGGCGTGCGGGACGGAACTGTTCCGCAGCGAGACGAAGTTCGAATCGCACTGCGGCTGGCCGTCGTTCTACGACGCGCGCGACGCCGACTCGGTGATCCTGCGCGAGGACCGCTCGCACGGCATGGTCCGCGTCGAGGTGCTCTGCGCGAACTGCCAGAGCCACCTGGGCCACCTGTTCGAGGGCGAGGGCTACGCCACGCCCACCGACCAGCGCTACTGCATCAACTCCGTCGCCCTGCGCCACATCCCGGAGAGCTGA
- the ligD gene encoding non-homologous end-joining DNA ligase has product MADSPLELDVEGRTVRLSHPDKVYFPERGFTKLQVVRYYLAVAEPLLRAIGDRPTTLKRFPGGVTGDPFYAKRVPKGAPQWVRSVRVTFPSGRTADSVLPTEPAVLAWAAGLGTLDFHPWPVRSADVEHPDELRIDLDPQPGTGYAEAVEVAAVLREVLAEAGLVGYPKTSGGRGVHVLVRIAPRWDFIQVRRAVIALAREVQRRIPRQATVAWWKEDRGQRVFLDFNQAARDRTVASAWSIRGTPAATVSMPLTWEQLPEVPPDDFDLATVPALLAEHGDPHRELDAVAHDLDIALDWFERDRRDRDLGDLPYPPDYPKMPGEPTRSRKASLEGMSRENES; this is encoded by the coding sequence ATGGCCGATTCGCCGCTGGAACTCGACGTCGAGGGCAGGACGGTGCGCCTGTCCCACCCGGACAAGGTGTACTTCCCGGAGCGGGGCTTCACCAAGCTCCAGGTCGTGCGCTACTACCTCGCGGTCGCCGAGCCGCTGCTGCGGGCGATCGGCGACCGGCCGACGACGTTGAAGCGGTTCCCCGGTGGCGTCACCGGCGACCCGTTCTACGCGAAGCGGGTGCCGAAGGGCGCTCCGCAGTGGGTCCGCTCGGTGCGGGTGACCTTCCCGTCCGGCCGCACCGCGGACAGCGTGCTCCCCACCGAACCCGCCGTGCTGGCGTGGGCGGCCGGTCTGGGCACGCTGGACTTCCACCCGTGGCCGGTGCGCTCGGCCGATGTGGAACACCCCGACGAGCTGCGCATCGACCTGGACCCGCAGCCCGGCACCGGGTACGCGGAGGCGGTCGAGGTCGCCGCGGTCCTGCGCGAGGTGCTGGCGGAGGCCGGGCTGGTGGGCTACCCGAAGACTTCCGGCGGCCGGGGCGTGCACGTGCTGGTGCGGATCGCGCCGCGATGGGACTTCATCCAGGTGCGCCGCGCGGTGATCGCGCTGGCGCGGGAGGTGCAGCGCCGGATTCCGCGGCAGGCCACCGTCGCCTGGTGGAAGGAGGACCGCGGGCAGCGGGTCTTCCTGGACTTCAACCAGGCGGCGCGGGATCGCACGGTCGCCTCCGCGTGGTCCATCCGCGGCACCCCGGCGGCGACGGTGTCCATGCCGTTGACCTGGGAGCAGCTGCCGGAGGTGCCTCCGGACGACTTCGACCTCGCCACGGTCCCCGCGCTGCTGGCCGAACACGGCGATCCGCATCGGGAGCTGGACGCGGTCGCCCACGACCTCGACATCGCCCTCGACTGGTTCGAACGCGACCGCCGCGACCGGGACCTCGGCGACCTCCCGTACCCACCGGACTACCCGAAGATGCCCGGCGAACCCACCCGCTCCCGCAAGGCGTCGCTGGAAGGGATGAGTAGGGAGAACGAGAGTTGA
- a CDS encoding ester cyclase, protein MNVWSLTETGDAAERADSATEARNLEVVAEAVTYWNAHDLDTLLTLYDPEIQWFNAPLEQTYRGHEEVRTFLSALITAFPDLVFTVDSRFARGAEVSEQWSIEGTHLGSFIGVPPTGRRLRLQGISSIVMRDGKFLRDDFYFDSMSAMRVLGVMPSLDAVQSPFGRLLLNMIVRPQRLLRRR, encoded by the coding sequence ATGAACGTGTGGTCCTTGACCGAGACCGGCGACGCCGCCGAGCGAGCGGATTCAGCTACCGAGGCCCGCAACCTGGAAGTGGTGGCCGAAGCGGTCACCTATTGGAACGCCCACGACCTCGACACCCTGCTGACTCTCTACGACCCGGAGATCCAGTGGTTCAACGCTCCGCTGGAGCAGACCTACCGGGGCCACGAGGAGGTCCGGACCTTCCTCTCCGCCTTGATCACGGCCTTCCCCGACCTGGTCTTCACCGTGGACAGCCGGTTCGCGCGCGGTGCCGAGGTCAGCGAGCAGTGGTCGATCGAGGGCACCCACCTGGGGAGCTTCATCGGGGTGCCGCCGACGGGGCGGCGGCTGCGGTTGCAGGGCATCAGCTCGATCGTGATGCGGGACGGGAAGTTCCTCCGGGACGACTTCTACTTCGACAGCATGTCGGCCATGCGGGTGCTGGGTGTGATGCCGAGCCTCGATGCGGTGCAGAGCCCGTTCGGGCGATTGCTGCTCAACATGATCGTCCGTCCGCAGCGGCTGCTGCGACGGAGGTGA